The Anguilla rostrata isolate EN2019 chromosome 2, ASM1855537v3, whole genome shotgun sequence genome contains the following window.
ATGTATAGTAGTTATTACTGGACAATAAAGAGGCTATTAGGATTGCGTCTAGGTATAGACAGAATCATGTGATGCCACAGTGTATTGATTCACTCGGTGTTCTCTTCTATTGAAATGCATCACAAGCAAGATGCTGCGTATACCTGGACACTCATGGAGCCAATAATACTGTCAATAATAGTTATGAGCACTCCCGTGTTCAGCTGTTCTATCAATATTAATGAGTTGTGTCTTAttctatgtatttttttcccacaggaTATATATAGAAACTCAATGCCAGCTTCCAGTTTCCAGCAGCAGAAGCTCCGGGTCTGTGAGGTTTGCTCCGCCTACCTGGGTCTCCATGACAATGACCGTCGCCTTGCTGACCACTTTGGCGGGAAGCTGCACCTGGGCTTTATTGAGATCCGTGAGAAGCTGGAAAGACTAAGGGTGAGTGATTTCACAGTGACATCATGGACCTTCTCACTGTATGTTTTTACTGCACGTACACATGTCTGAcagtaccagacctgggtcaaacgtacttgttttggattcaaatacttttctgtgctctattgatcttgcctggtggaattgagcctgccaatacgACTacaaggcagggtttgcactttttgagagtatttcattgattccaatacaccagacacgATCAGAAAAAtcatagaaaagtatttaaatccaaaacaaacaagtatttgacccaggtcttgACAGTATATAGGATAGTTTGGTACGTTACTCTCTTTATATGGTGACCATGTTTCACATTTGCGTTTGTTAATACAAACTATTTCCATTTATAACTAATGTGAATCATTAATTCATAAAACTTCCTCCACTGCTAAATCTAGCAGGCACTGAgagtttaaacattttaactgaataTTGGCCAGCATGTTTACAAGTATGTGTGAAGATAAAGAAACCTGGATTGgggtttacagtgatgagttctgtacattaaataAAGTCAAAATCGACCGTTAGAAAGTTTCTAAAGGTATCTGACTATCTGTCTATATGTCTAtagacagatttttaaaatctaatctGTCTGTTAGCCTGGACAGACCTAAGACCTGCTGCTGTAAGCCCCAGAGAACAACTGTTGAGCCTGTCTTTGACTGCAAAACAATAGTCTTCAATCTGTAATCCATCACTTCTCTAGGACAGTTCTTCCTCTGACTcgcccttcctccctctccggCGAGATTTAGAACGTGGCATTTAATTCCTTCCTTAGCTGCGCGCTTGTCGCGGTCGCTTATCCGAATCTGCTGCTTGTCTAATTCCGTTCCGCCCCGCGCCGCTAGCTTCGCAGGCTCCCCGCGGCAGCGTTTGATCCGTTCACGTCGCTGCTAATGTACCGTGTCCCTTTGTGCCCGTTCAGTGTCCTCACACTCCCTCAGATAATCCTCCGTGGGCAGGCAGCCCGCGCTGCCTCGCTCCTCTCTCATATGTAATAATATTTatctgtctcctcctcctgaGCCTCTGTCTTTCATTAGCTGTCATGGCTGCTAAAAATAGACACATAAATTTTAATCCCTGCTGTCATCTTTTGCGCCAATTAGCccattctatttttatttcccccacTTGCTTAACTCAGTTGAGTTGTGTGAATTTTCCAAAGGATTTTGCAGCAACGCGGTTTATCGGAAATGTTTGGAATTAGTTGCTCATTGATTTAAGTTGCGTTGTAATTCTAATTGTTTTCCTTGGAATGAATTTAACTTCAGTATTGTGTGCTAGagattgtttattttactcCGCTTAGAGCCTTGCACATTGTAAATAAACTGAGTGCATTTTCTTAATGATGTGATTTTAAGGATGTAGTAATTTTCTCTCGTTTTGTCTTCAAAAGAAAGCAGTTGTCGAAAAGCAGGAGCGAATGCGAATGAGAAGACGGGAAGAACGAGAccgagaggaggagagagagagacagaaggagtgggaactggagagggagagggagcgcgagagggagaaagagcgtgagagggagagagagagagaacgagagaggcGGAGGTAAGCTGTAGAACTCGTGGTGCACACTTGTGTGCTTTAGAGAATCGAGGGTAAACATCCATACCTGCTGATGCATTGATTTTTTCCACCAGTTGCAACATGCAGCAGCTCACCAAAAGTTCCTGTTCTATTTgaaatatgataaaaaaatattgtgtatgAAAAATAACCTATAAATTACTGACCATGTTTCTATTTTCCTGCTCAACCTGTATAGTTTGTTTTACTCTAATTGGCTGTTTTCTGTTATGCTTTTCTTAATTACGTGGCTAATCTGAATTAAAATGGAGTCTGTGTGGTAATAGATACTGGATACTGTTGCTGTTCCACTGCTTGTTATGTAAATTCTGAGGAGGTTCTTTGTATAACTTGAATTGCCGATCTTCGATTCAGATGATTGAAATTTTGTTCAGGTTAAATGCCTACGAACTACCAACATGATTTAGGTCCAAATCCAGCAATCCCCCTCAGGTAGTAATCAGGCATTTTGTAGTTTTCTGTATAGAAACTGTTTGAAGTTGAAGCGTAGATTGCTGCAAACTAGATCTCTATTCAGCTTTCATTCGGCTgtgtttaacttttttaaaatgatgttttcaGAACAAGGTCAAGAAGTGGAGAACGATACAGGTAATGCAGAGATTACTCCTATGCAGTGTCAGTTGTTCTCGAgcagtgtcagtgtctgtgatggCAGGCTGTGTACACTGCTTgtgtacattattttcatttttctctcctaGGGATGGTGGAAGCTCGTCCTCCCATCACCCTCGTCGCCATCATTCCTCCCGTTCccgggaagagggaggagagaaggatagagagaggagGCACAGGCATAAAGAGAGACATCGTTCACGTTCCCACTCCCACAGGAGCAAGAAGAAGAGGTACAGGCCTTGAGAGTAGAATATTGTTATAGtgtctctgcctctgcttctgtttctggtgtctgtgtgcctgcctgcctgactatctgcctgcctgtgtgtgtgtgcatgtctgtgtgcatgtctatgtgcgtgtgtgtgttgtaagggaaatatgagaaattacttattttacatatttattcgCTTTTATGTAACcttaagaaatcattttaaattgcttttctgTCTATCTGAGAATTATTGGAAGTGCATAGCCCCTCCTGCGCATGTTCCTATTCTCCCCAGAAAGCTGTCTCTGtatttctccattgtttttAGTCACTGTGACATGATAGCCTTGAAGAAGtcagaacgtgtgtgtgtgtgtgtgtgtgtgtgtgtgtgatagcacGTTCTCCTCATGCACTAGAATCCTCATTATTCTCTGTCCCACATTAGTTTTTCTATTAATACTCACGCTTGTGTTACGAAACAGAAGTTTTTATAacttcaacttttaaaaaatgatgtcagcATGCCATATGACCCAAGGAAAATACCAGTAGTCTAAATGTCACATTTGTAAACGTGTTAATCGGCAAAACTGATAATAAAAACAGGTTCTGTGTTGTGGGTAACTGTAGCTATCACAACTGAAGAATCGCGCAGCGTTAACTGTCATGTTGCTTTGGGTCAAGAACAGGcactgccattttggctccttgGGTTTTGCGcaacctggtgatgtctgtttCTTTTCCCATCCTCGTCCTTCCAGAGACAGATCCCCACACCCCCGCGAGAGGGAGCAGTCGCCGTCCCAGGACAgagggagcgagcgagtgaTGAGGGCGGGAGCAGACTTTTGGAGGGAAGGCGAGCGGACGGAAAGGGAGAGGTCCGCCTCCCCGGACATGGCGAGGGGGAGGGACGTGccgcgggagagagagcggtcGCTGTCGCTGGAAAGAGAGCGGCAGTCCAGCTCTGAGGAGAGAGAATCCGGGGAGATCTAGAGCCACTGGCAGCTTGGAGGATTGTGCGGggagtggggttggggtggaaAATAGaagtgggggaaagggggagatgGGAGAAGGAGCTGTGTGAAAAACGTGTAGTTACACTgttgagaggaggaggaggataaaGTGCAGTGCGGAAAGATGGGGAGGGAATTAATTCACTGGAGATGGGATGAAATGAGATGAAGGCCCTACAGGGCTGTGGAGGGAAGgatgtagctcagtgtgtgagaggcagaAAGTTGTACCTCCTATCCCTGATAGTTTATTTCATATGGAACAtatgtttcttttgtttgtttttttactattattgttGTCCTTTTTCTGATCCCTTTTGAAATATAACATGAATCGTTTAGTGGTTGTATAGAAAGGAATTTGCGCACATGGACGTGAAATCCTACAGACAGGGATCCGATCCCCCAAAGTGTAGaaaaccaatcacagcctgATTTATAATGATTCAGAATTGCACTGCACACATACGAAGACCagcacacattaaacacacaaagGCCTGGACAAAAACTTGTctcgtacacagacacacacacgcacacacttttgGGGACCCTGTATTTGCCATGGTCTATACCAACTGAATAAATGTTCCGCTTCCATTATAACCCTCAGACTCTTGTCTTCCTTGTTTGGTGACGACTGCTGTGAGTTCCGAGGTTGTGAATGCTTGAATGTGCATGCGCTGAACtttgtcatattttaatttgacacatttccattttgttaaGAAGCACTGATGCGTACTTGTTTCTTAGATCTTCTCTGCGTCACAAAGGTACTAATAAATGTGGAGGGCACTGTAAGTTGCCTGAATGAACTAGCCCCCCTTGTTTTCCCTTATATTTTAACTATTGCCTCATCCTACAGTCTGCTATTCCTGGCATACGGCGTTTGTGTTGCTTGTTTGACAGGGTGTGGCTACACATTCAAACAGTAGCAAAGTATCAGTTGCTGAAGGGAGTGGAGGGGCAGGCTTGTAAATCTTgttctgtgatgttttttcacTGTGCAAGATGAGGTCGGGTTAGGGAATTCACACAGTGTTTTCTTCGGCAGTGATTTGCCTGACCCAGCAGATACACTTTCCCAGTGGAAAGTTTGTATTGATTTACCTACTGAAGGTTGTATCGatgctacattttatttattaacctttatttagcCAGACGAGGCCCATCAGGCGAAAAACCTCTGTTGCGAGGGTGGCCTGGCGAAAAGCTCAGCAGGACAGTAAAACAAATTGGCAAGTTACAACcaagcaataaataaacaacataaaGTCACAATTTGAATCCTAGGTGAAAGCAGATATGGCTGTCACGTATACAGTGCTCATTCAGAGCCTTAAACTAAGGAAGAGACACTTGATCTGAGGGTCTCTCGCAGTGCATTCCAGGAGgaaggtgcattgtgggaaaaggTGTATTTGCCCATCTCCATTCTCACTTTTGCTACAGTGCATTTCGGCAAGGACTGTGAGCGGAGATAGTAACTCTGGAATGGTCTTACCTAATTAGAGCATGAATATGAGTAATAAACTAATGACAGCTTTATGTTGAAATACAAACTGTACAGTACACAGCCTCCTAGTATCTAGAGAAGTCCAATGCACCATGGCACATAAGTCACAGCAATGAGTAAGTTGTTTGGTATTGATACAATGATACAATGTATCCAACAACTTAATGGTACTAGAATAGGTGTGCATATAGATCACATTGCCAAAATCTAAAACAGTACTTTGCACAAGATCCTTTCTTACTGCAAAAAACAGAACCTGTTCTTCAAATAAAGACCCAGCTTaaatttcaattttgttttaagtgttatttaaaattttttaatcaataaaaatcCCCAAACACATATAACCCGAAAACCCTTTCAAACTGGGTGGCCAAAGAAGGTTTGAATCTGCAAGTGGCTCTCCACTTGTCTGGGTAATTTCGCTCTCTGAATATAGGCTATGAATCGCCTATTTTGACCCAGTACGGCCACCATCACATACCCAGCTTCTCCCCCTATCTTGTAGTTGCGTCGCAAACACGTTGGAAGTGAGTAAGATGGCGGATCTTTCTTTGGACGAGCTCATACGCCAACGCGGCATAAGCACTAGAGGAACAGCCAGGTAAACAAATTTATAATGTGCGATTTTGATATGGTGTGAACGCTTTGAAAGTGAACACTGAGCGGTATGCTGTGATTGCTCAACAATTTCGTAAAACGAAAACTAAACTAACAGCCCGCCCCCACCGTGTCGCCCATTGGCTGGCGGATTTTGAAGCAACCTTGCGATTGGTCTATGCTTGTGAAGTATCCGAAGCATCCGGTTTGTTTAGCCAACGTTCTTTGTAGCTACagttattcatatttttgttttaaatggatTCTACAGTTATCAGTCAGACCCACGGGAAAAGTGTGTATAACTAGCTCGCCGGCTAAGGGGTAAAACCCCCCACAATTGTTCGATATATAAAAGTTCTGTATATAGTCAGGAGTATTTcaccatttaattatttttgtaattctaTTGTTTCAGTTGTTCAATTGTTACACAAGAATTTAGAATAACAGTTTTTAGAGAACATCAGTAATGTCTAAGCCATAAGGCACTgctataattaatatttttctaatgaattaataattctTTTCAGACCCATATTTAGAAAGGCCACAGGAGGCGTGGGAAGAATGTTTGATGCAAGACAGAAAATTGGAGCAACTGAGATCAGGCAGAGAACTGGTGCCGGGGAAGGTAAAGCATCCAATTAACATTTTGGGGGTGGACTGTGGATTGTATTGATTGCTGACTGAAAAGTGGCTTAAATCAAATTCATGTAACTCTTGCTGTATTAACCTCTGGACAGCCCCGATTTGGATAGGTAATCATTTGCAAAAGGTGGGGCACTGAAGTATTTGATCCGGAAAGCAACTTGCCCAACCTGATTACTTTCCCCAAGAAAACCCTGCAAATATTGCCTCTGTAGTGCTGTGTATTCAATACAATTGTCTTCACGATATGTGTAGTACTGCAATAGTGTTACACCCGTAACCTCCCGTGTCTGTCTTTCTAGGCTTTCAGCTGAAAGATGCTAGGGAGAAGCTTGTTCAGAAAGATGCCCGTTTTAGGATTTTTAGAGGAGGGCCCACCGCGGGAGGTGTTCAGGACGCCAGGCAGACGATAAACTCACGCAAACAGCAGCTGGGACAGAAGCAGCTGCGCAGCACGCCGCAGTCACAAGCCCAAAACTCCTCACAGGGATTCCTGCAGACGCAAATGCCTCAGACACAAACTGTCAGCCAAAGCAGTAACGTGGTCGTGCAGAGCTCTGTGAATGTGAACTCAGCTCAGGGATTAACCACCAGAGGAGGGGCTCTGGGACACGGAGGCGGGCCAAGTAAATTGATGGATGCCCGTGATAGGCTTAGTCTAAAGAGAAGCATTGCAGTGGCCTTACCCACTCCTGGGTCACCGTCGCCCCTCAAGATCACCAAGACCATCCAGGTAGGATTGGCATACGGTATTCATATTGCAAGTTGCAGTCACAGTTGCAACCATGTACGAAATATTACAactttaagattatgttaatttgtccaattatgtttggtcccctaaaatataaaaagtgctgtaagtGTAATTTCTACACAGATGTAAGTACTGCAGTTTAACAGTCTGACTGCCTGCAGTTTAACCtcttattcattgtttcatttcaaatccaatgtgatggagtgcagagccaagacaacaaaaaatgtgtcactgtccaagtACTTACAGACTACACTGTATCTATGTACTTATTGATAATGTACATGTTTTACAAGATTTTTCATGCCTAGAAGTACAGATATAATAAGTAGTATAAAATACAATCTATATGCATTcctgtaaatgagcacagcaaTACTGTGAATCAAAGTAGCCAGTGTTGTCAGGGTTCCCTCCTGCAGTGTAAGTGAAAGCAGTAGTTCTGTGTTCCAAAATGGAACCTTGATTGTGTCCATGGCGACTGGCTGGGGGTTCCATGGCTTACCGCATGATTTCTCAGCACATTTAAGTTAATGCTACTTATGAAGTCCCCGGTGGTCTCACCCTCTATATTCCACTCCTGTTTATTTTAGCAGAGGCCGGTTGGAATGACGAGTGGAGTCCGCATCACCGTTCCCAGCAGGGATACCCAGGTGGGCTGGCGGGGTCTTTTTGAGATTAGAGGAGAAGAAAGTAAAATCGAggtgttggtatgtgtgtgcctgtctgcatgcatgtgtgtgtgtgtttgtgtgtgtgtgtgggggagaatATATAACAGAAAGCAGAGTGTTTAGTTATGGAAGGTAGAGAACCCTGTCATTATACTTTGTAAAGTTAATcaggaaaataacaaacaatttGTCAGTGAGTAACTTCTTTTGTAAGCGTTGTTTTCATGgttgtctctctcagtctctctcaggtGAGGATGATGTCATCCCCGGTAAACAGATGAAGGTCAGTACCACCAAGAGGTTGCTTACGTAGCCTCTCATATGAGTGATGCTGTTTCTTTTTgcttactgaaaaataaaaatgtattttaatgtcaCTGTGCTACCTTTAACGTATTCAGAAGCTCAGTAGTATTATTCAGCCCTTTAAGCTTTAGTGTCTATTGAGTGAAAATGTGAGATTGAAGCAATAAGTGATGTAATTATGATGAGTTTGTACAGGTTGATACTAAGAGTATTCTCATGGAAGGTCAAGGAAACCTTAGAATATAATAATGAACCCCTTGGCATGTTTGTATGTCCACTATACAACCATACTGCATCGCATTGTATAAATACACTGTCTTTGCGAACATACATCAGTTACCTGCTGCAGCCATATTCACCCCAGTATCATTCTGCCTCTCCAACAGCCTGGAGTTCCTGGTTCTCTCTTTTCTGGCCCTATCACCAAAGTTGTCAAAAACGACAGCTATACTGCACCCCGTCCTCCTGTGCCTGAAGCCCCCTCCAGGCCCACCCCTGCTCTTCCAGCAACCCGTTTCGCGCCCTCTGTCCTGAAGGCAGTCTCTCGAACCCTGGCCACCGGACAGGCACAGCCGGGAGGGGGTAGTGGGGATGCCAGCTCACATCCGGCgactgtacaggtgtgtacatgtgtctcCTCTCCATGGGTCTACACTATTTGTCACCCATCTATCAAATATAAATGTAGACTCAAGTAGGAATGCTGCCCCGCCATAGACTACAGGTGACACCTGCGACAGGTTTCCTTTGGTAATCAAGCAGCTCTTAAAACACTTGTCCTTGGGGAGTGTCCTTGGAATGTGCTATTTTCCCCAAACAATAGCAGTGCCTTCATTGTGCCACCAGGTGGCAAAATATCAATAGGCTTCAATATGGACAGACAGTACAGTAGTTAGAGCCTCTAAATTGTGCCTGTTCTGGTTGCTTGTGTAGTTCATGCCAGATAACTGCCGTTAAAAGTGAAAGAACCTTCACTGCCAGTTTTGATTTTGTGAGGTTCCTCATGTTCCGTCCTCTGTTTGTCTTCCAGTTGAGGTTGTAACGTGTATTCTTCTTGTATGCCTGTTGACTCTCCTCTCATCGTTTTCCAGCCAGCTTGCAGTCCCCTGGAAGGGACTAAAATGACGGTGAACAACCTTCATCCACGCGTCACTGAGGAGGACATTGTGGTGAgtctttttctgtctgtatgtaGCTGTTTTCACGGTCGAAAACGTGAAAAGTGGGTTTCCTCTACTGTGCAGTATCATACAATGTCACCTTAAATATCTAGATACTATTCTAGATGGATACACTAGATACAGGTCTATAATACACTAGGATTTGATGTAGCcaactcattttaaatttgttctGATTTTTATGCATGTCATTTAACAATTATTGTTAAACTTCATTTTTTAGTCATGTTGTTTTTAAACCAGTAGATGTTTAATACCTGTCTGCTGCTTTCAGTGGAGGTGGCTGTGAGGTTGGCTGGGGGGTTGCTTCTTACACTAACCGGcgtgtgtgttggtctgtgtccTCGCAGGAGTTGTTCTGCGTGTGTGGCGCCCTGAAACGGGCACGGCTTGTCAAGGCTGGGGTCGCGGAGGTGGTGTTTGTCAGGAAGGAGGACGCTGTCGCAGCGTACAGGAAGTACAATAACCGCTGCTTGGATGGTAAGCATCAGGAGGAGAATACTGGCAGAATATGTGTGAATAATAGTTAtgcaaaatatttctgaaaaaatattgaaatgcatttcaagtgaAGTTATTTGCATTTCCAGAGTAGGAGTTCAGCTCCGAGCTGCGGTTGCATTTGGGAACCATACAGGTGTTTGTGTACAGAGCTTGGAGGCAGGTCTACAACAACCAGGGCTGCACACTCTCTCAGAGGGGTAGTTGAAGGCCAGAATTATGAAAAGGTGTTCAGAGAATGCTGAACTGGTTTGGGGCTGGTTGGAATCTGAAATGAGTGAGAACAGAAAGGCTGTCCAGTGCAGGtggtattttactgtgtactctCTGTAATCTGTGGGTAAAAGTGTTGAACAGAATACAGATGTTTGAATGCGTTGAATTGTAATCGTCTCCCTTCCTGCAGGTCAGCCAATGAAGTGTAATCTTCACATTCAGGGAAGCGTCATCAGCTCAGACCAGCCAATCCTGCTGTGAGTCTCCCatgcctctctgcctctgtccccGCATTCATGCCCTTCCTTGCACACTTGTGTCTGGggtctgtctgcttgtctgtctatctgcctgtctgtctgtctgtctgtcttcctgtctgcctgtctgtctacctgcctgcctggctgtctgtctgtctgtctgtctgtcgtcctgtcttcctgtctgcctgtctgtctacctgcctgcctgcctgcctgtctgtctttctcgcTCTGTGTCTCATCCCGTCTTCTGCTTACCTCTACCACGTTTCTTTCCATCCCTCGTTCTGTCACTTGCTTTGGGCTGCGTCTCCTAACGAGCATCCCCAGCGTGCGTTTCCTCCGGGTCTGTCTTCCACTGAAAGCCGCTCTTGTGTCTTTGACAGGAGGTTGAGTGACagtccaggaggaggaggaggaggggctgggggaAGAAAGGAGGGACGggcgtcctctctctctcgccccgaCGCCCGTCCCAGGTCCTCTAAGCCCACGCCTGAGGTTGACCCCCAGACCATATTAAAGGCCCTTTTTAAGTCTTCCTCTCACACTGCCACTTCCACCCAGTCCGCTAAATCGCAGTCAGCCGCCTTTAGCATCAAGATTTAACACACACTGCCGTTAACACtaaacgcacacgcacgcatcgGTACTCAGTGACACAGCCTATACCAAAGCACACATTGCTCAAGAGTCATTTATTATATGATTATCCAAATGTGGTGCTGTAATACACATGGTCCTGTAAAAGAGTGATTGTGAAgaaagttttatttcattttaataatttttggAACCTTTTAGTTTGTGTCTTGGTATGGACAAAGGATTTGTTACAAGTAATTGGAACTTTTCAGAATAGTGTTCTAGTTTATTCGCAGACATGTTCAGAGACATGTTTGCAGCCAAGTGGCCTGAAGCCTACAGCTCATGTTTGCATCTCTTCAAATTTTTCACATTGAATGCTGTTGAGTTTTGAACTGTGACTGTTCATGAATGAATTTCACGTTTGAAACAATACATGTGCAGACAAGACTGGCTTAACAGTCCAAATGAAGCCATCCTTCCATTCTGTCCCTctactttttttgttcaaagtttatctccttttcttttttcttcttcaaatggCATTCGTTTTGTTTTATAGTAACAAAGCCCTTTATTTGCAACTCAGCTCACAATGGTCTTTCCTTCAGTGTGCTAACAGGCAAAAAGGTCCACTAACATGCCACAGAACGTTTAGACCAGACCAGCGAGAACCACCGAAATGAATGTATGTGAAGTTACgcttttgttttgtaactttGCTGCCCTGAAACactatttctgtgtatttctgaCCTTGTTCCCAGTTACTGTGTTAGgggctgcatgtttttgggGATTGTTCAGGTGACTACTTTAACTTAACCTTGCGATGTTGCTAtattttaattagtttaataCCCCTTTATTCTGAGGTGTAAAGTGAGGTGCAGCTCGTTTTTGTCTACACATTGCTCGGGTGATTTGTTTTGGTTAATTGAATGGGCCTCTGAATGAGTGTGAAGAAATTCTCCAATAAACGTTACTTTATAGAAAACTTATATTTTTAGTGTTTTGTCTTGAATGCGGTCACttgcatttctctttctctccctcctgtggCAGCTATTCTCACGTCTAGAGCCACTTACTGTATGGATATCTGTTGTGAACAGACATACTTAAGAAATGAAGTTGTCAGTCAacaatacatacacaatacacGTATGCTGCAAGCAATATTTGttccatgaaaacatttttaaagccaGTTTTAGTGTGCCTACTTAACAGGAAAGTCAACTCAATGAACATACATTGCCAATACTTTCCTCTCAATTTcaaggtaatttttt
Protein-coding sequences here:
- the LOC135248874 gene encoding putative RNA-binding protein Luc7-like 2 — protein: MSAQAQMRAMLDQLMGTGRDGDSMRQRIKFSDERVCKSHLLDSCPHDILSGTRMDLGECVKVHDLALRADFEIASKQQEYFFELDAAEHLQSFIADCDRRTELAKKRLAETQEEISAEVAAKAERVHELNEEIGKLLARAEQLGGEGNVDEAQQVLEKVEKTRAMKREAEDIYRNSMPASSFQQQKLRVCEVCSAYLGLHDNDRRLADHFGGKLHLGFIEIREKLERLRKAVVEKQERMRMRRREERDREEERERQKEWELEREREREREKERERERERERERRRTRSRSGERYRDGGSSSSHHPRRHHSSRSREEGGEKDRERRHRHKERHRSRSHSHRSKKKRDRSPHPREREQSPSQDRGSERVMRAGADFWREGERTERERSASPDMARGRDVPRERERSLSLERERQSSSEERESGEI
- the LOC135248875 gene encoding polymerase delta-interacting protein 3-like isoform X1 gives rise to the protein MADLSLDELIRQRGISTRGTARPIFRKATGGVGRMFDARQKIGATEIRQRTGAGEGFQLKDAREKLVQKDARFRIFRGGPTAGGVQDARQTINSRKQQLGQKQLRSTPQSQAQNSSQGFLQTQMPQTQTVSQSSNVVVQSSVNVNSAQGLTTRGGALGHGGGPSKLMDARDRLSLKRSIAVALPTPGSPSPLKITKTIQQRPVGMTSGVRITVPSRDTQSLSGEDDVIPGKQMKPGVPGSLFSGPITKVVKNDSYTAPRPPVPEAPSRPTPALPATRFAPSVLKAVSRTLATGQAQPGGGSGDASSHPATVQPACSPLEGTKMTVNNLHPRVTEEDIVELFCVCGALKRARLVKAGVAEVVFVRKEDAVAAYRKYNNRCLDGQPMKCNLHIQGSVISSDQPILLRLSDSPGGGGGGAGGRKEGRASSLSRPDARPRSSKPTPEVDPQTILKALFKSSSHTATSTQSAKSQSAAFSIKI
- the LOC135248875 gene encoding polymerase delta-interacting protein 3-like isoform X2, which encodes MADLSLDELIRQRGISTRGTARPIFRKATGGVGRMFDARQKIGATEIRQRTGAGEGFQLKDAREKLVQKDARFRIFRGGPTAGGVQDARQTINSRKQQLGQKQLRSTPQSQAQNSSQGFLQTQMPQTQTVSQSSNVVVQSSVNVNSAQGLTTRGGALGHGGGPSKLMDARDRLSLKRSIAVALPTPGSPSPLKITKTIQRPVGMTSGVRITVPSRDTQSLSGEDDVIPGKQMKPGVPGSLFSGPITKVVKNDSYTAPRPPVPEAPSRPTPALPATRFAPSVLKAVSRTLATGQAQPGGGSGDASSHPATVQPACSPLEGTKMTVNNLHPRVTEEDIVELFCVCGALKRARLVKAGVAEVVFVRKEDAVAAYRKYNNRCLDGQPMKCNLHIQGSVISSDQPILLRLSDSPGGGGGGAGGRKEGRASSLSRPDARPRSSKPTPEVDPQTILKALFKSSSHTATSTQSAKSQSAAFSIKI
- the LOC135248875 gene encoding polymerase delta-interacting protein 3-like isoform X3 encodes the protein MFDARQKIGATEIRQRTGAGEGFQLKDAREKLVQKDARFRIFRGGPTAGGVQDARQTINSRKQQLGQKQLRSTPQSQAQNSSQGFLQTQMPQTQTVSQSSNVVVQSSVNVNSAQGLTTRGGALGHGGGPSKLMDARDRLSLKRSIAVALPTPGSPSPLKITKTIQQRPVGMTSGVRITVPSRDTQSLSGEDDVIPGKQMKPGVPGSLFSGPITKVVKNDSYTAPRPPVPEAPSRPTPALPATRFAPSVLKAVSRTLATGQAQPGGGSGDASSHPATVQPACSPLEGTKMTVNNLHPRVTEEDIVELFCVCGALKRARLVKAGVAEVVFVRKEDAVAAYRKYNNRCLDGQPMKCNLHIQGSVISSDQPILLRLSDSPGGGGGGAGGRKEGRASSLSRPDARPRSSKPTPEVDPQTILKALFKSSSHTATSTQSAKSQSAAFSIKI